The stretch of DNA ATAGTTAAGAAACCAGATTTTGACAGGTGGGAAGAGTTAAAGACTGCTTGCCCGGAATCTGTATTGAGAGAAACTGGCGATGAAATTGTTTTCACAGATGATTCGCCTTGCAGAAAGCTTTCAGAGTTATTCGAAACTGATGGCGTGAAAATAGTTGAGGATGATACTAGGTTTATATTCAAGTTTGAGACCGACGGATCGCTCAAGGCAATAGACGCCCTGAATTATGCACTGAAGAGGATACCGCAGAGACTCAATGTGCTTCTAAACAGCATGGCTGTGCCAGACTGAAAGATTCGTGACAAGCGGTACACATTCTGGGTTCTGAGTCGCTGAGGCACTCTTTATATATCTTTTTACGCTGATTGTGTCGCGAACATGGATAGAATTCTCGAGATATTTATTGATGCCGGTATTGAAATAATGGAGAAAATCGATAGCCTAAACTCATCTTCAGTCAAACAGGAAATAACGGGCATGGGCGCGGACGGAACGCCAACAAAGTATCTGGACAAGGTGAGCGAAGATATTGTTCTCAGCGCCATTTATGAAAATGATCTTCCATACAATATTGTTAGTGAGGAAGTTGGGTTTATCGACCGTCACTACGAAAATAACCTTGTTATTGATCCACTTGATGGTACTTTCAACGCTGAAGCTGGCATCCCGTTTTATTCCCTCTCCGTGGCAGGCACTGGAAGTACAATAAGCGATAACAAGATTGCCTTTGTGATGGATCTGGCGAATGGCGATTACTTTCACTCGATACCTGGAACTGGAGCATTTCATGGCAGGAAGAAAATAATGACTTCAACCGATTCAAGAGGTTATTTTTCTCTCAGTGCAGATTATGCCTCCGATACAATAACTGAAAAACTATTGAGACGTGCCAAAAAAATCCGAACGCTCGGATGTGCTTCCCTTGAGTTGGCTACACTTGCGTCAGGTGGGCTGGATATGGTTGCTTACATTGGAAGGAACAACTTTATAAGGAACATAGACGTTGCAGCCGGTATTGCCATAGTCCGTGAGGCTGGCGGTGTAGTCGTCGATCGAGATGGAAATCAGTTCGACATGGGGCTTGATGTGTCGAAAAGGAAAAACATCCTGGCTTTTTCCAGTGAGAAATCAAAGGGTGAGATATTATGAAGGTTGCGTTCATAATCAGGCGTGACTGCACCAGATGCGCGAAAATTGTTGGCAGAATAATAGAACTGTTCCCACCAGATTGGGAGGCCGAATTTGATAAGGATACAGCCGACCTTGTCGGCAAAGAGGGTAAAGACATAGGGGAAATAAATGCTGATATCATAATTACAATTGGAGGTGACGGAACAGCCCTCAGAGCACTCCAGATGGCCAGGGGGCCCATTCTCGGTATAAACATGGGTGGCCTCGGTTTTCTCACCGAGATTGAAATAGGGGAAATAGAAAAGTCAATTTACCAACTTATAAGGGG from Thermoplasmataceae archaeon encodes:
- a CDS encoding inositol monophosphatase family protein — translated: MDRILEIFIDAGIEIMEKIDSLNSSSVKQEITGMGADGTPTKYLDKVSEDIVLSAIYENDLPYNIVSEEVGFIDRHYENNLVIDPLDGTFNAEAGIPFYSLSVAGTGSTISDNKIAFVMDLANGDYFHSIPGTGAFHGRKKIMTSTDSRGYFSLSADYASDTITEKLLRRAKKIRTLGCASLELATLASGGLDMVAYIGRNNFIRNIDVAAGIAIVREAGGVVVDRDGNQFDMGLDVSKRKNILAFSSEKSKGEIL